From Pyrenophora tritici-repentis strain M4 chromosome 1, whole genome shotgun sequence, the proteins below share one genomic window:
- a CDS encoding Atrophin-1 multi-domain protein: MQTRRKQPFRAVPFEAWPSGVPLRRIVTNPRPSSKATASAAPKAKRSADEYAEDASPAISFPRPAKKMKTSVKPAPKATSARATPAPRATPARKSKQSTAAPSTAPIAAPPKKSSAIKTHTAPRAILGQKDESLLRITGKSAITHKTNDLRFRLIPHASIDWNNAYHIGKINSWRNQIYQRAGIKTRLIVSWHELEELWMELYYQLSIVEARQRNGNIILPSPKQLRDSFNELFVGRVLKDRRGRSLAPRDERHATAFGSKFNRMFHTLKARLNACVRGKGKEFMPEIRFAMLLAYKAKKVEMGVEADDAVDGEEWEAFLEQLYEIADEEEQHLTEEQAEEMKEDGDLEDEQDLMQEEEDDLDYGDSGAEEEKQDLMQEEDESDSETVAGYEDRHPTQQQQEAFGLTALEADAIDALLSLSSASNNHTTAYGFATPELTRSARTSLSTAESVPTPPSQGATYIAGGYDVDNRDKDAAGERVVGGCKNCDIFAANVLLSARRG, translated from the exons ATGCAAACAAGGCGCAAGCAGCCCTTCAGGGCGGTCCCGTTTGAAGCCTGGCCCTCTGGCGTACCTCTCAGGAGGATCGTCACAAACCCGCGACCATCATCCAAGGCCACTGCCAGCGCTGCACCCAAGGCAAAGCGTTCCGCAGATGAGTACGCCGAAGATGCGTCCCCTGCCATATCTTTCCCTCGCCCtgcgaagaagatgaagacaTCGGTGAAGCCAGCACCGAAAGCTACTTCAGCACGAGCTACTCCAGCACCGAGGGCAACTCCCGCACGCAAGTCCAAGCAATCCACAGCAGCTCCCAGCACTGCACCCATCGCCGCACCCCCCAAGAAGTCATCGGCTATCAAAACTCACACTGCACCC CGCGCCATCCTCGGTCAAAAAGACGAGTCCCTCCTTCGCATCACGGGCAAAAGCGCCATCACACACAAGACCAATGACTTGCGTTTCCGCCTCATCCCCCATGCCTCCATCGACTGGAACAACGCCTACCACATCGGAAAAATCAACTCCTGGCGCAACCAGATCTACCAGCGCGCGGGCATCAAGACACGTCTGATTGTCTCCTGGCACGAGCTGGAGGAGCTGTGGATGGAGCTGTACTACCAGCTCTCCATTGTCGAGGCACGTCAGCGTAACGGTAACATCATCCTTCCGTCGCCTAAGCAGCTGAGGGATTCGTTCAACGAGCTGTTCGTCGGCAGGGTGCTGAAGGATAGGCGTGGCAGGAGTTTGGCGCCTAGGGACGAGAGGCATGCCACGGCTTTCGGATCGAAGTTCAACCGTATGTTTCATACGTTGAAGGCGAGGCTGAATGCTTGTGTTCGTGGCAAGGGCAAGGAGTTCATGCCCGAGATTCGTTTTGCGATGTTGCTGGCCTACAAGGCCAAGAAAGTGGAGATGGGCGTTGAGGCTGACGACGCTGTTGATGGGGAAGAGTGGGAGGCCTTTTTGGAACAGCTATATGAGATTGCCGACGAAGAGGAGCAGCATCTCACCGAGGAACAGGCAGAAGAGATGAAGGAAGATGGAGACTTGGAAGATGAGCAGGATCTCATGcaagaggaagaagacgacCTTGACTACGGTGACAGTGGAGCTGAAGAAGAAAAGCAGGATCTCATGCAAGAGGAAGACGAATCCGACAGTGAAACTGTAGCTGGATATGAAGATCGCCATCCCACACAACAACAGCAAGAAGCCTTCGGCCTGACAGCCCTTGAGGCCGACGCTATCGACGCCCTACTCAGTCTCAGCTCAGCATCAAACA ATCATACCACCGCATATGGCTTTGCCACCCCTGAACTGACTCGTTCCGCACGTACCTCGCTCTCCACGGCGGAGAGTGTCCCCACGCCTCCTTCTCAGGGTGCCACGTACATCGCTGGTGGCTATGACGTCGACAACCGTGACAAGGATGCAGCTGGCGAACGCGTCGTCGGTGGCTGCAAGAATTGTGATATTTTTGCTGCAAATGTGCTTTTGAGCGCTCGACGTGGTTGA